One genomic window of Serinus canaria isolate serCan28SL12 chromosome 4, serCan2020, whole genome shotgun sequence includes the following:
- the KIAA0232 gene encoding uncharacterized protein KIAA0232 homolog isoform X1, whose amino-acid sequence MRPICTVVVDGLPSESSSSSYPGPVSVSEMSLLHALGPVQTWLGQELEKCGIDAMIYTRYVLSLLLHDSYDYDLQEQENDIFLGWEKGAYKKWGKSKKKCSDLTLEEMKKQAAVQCLRSASDESSGIETLVEELCSKLKDLQSKQEEKIHKKLEGSLTPETDLSPTAKDQVEMYYEAFPPLSEKPVCLQEIMTVWNKSKVCSYSSSSSSSTVPPTSTDTSSPKDCNSEGEVTKDRSNKVSATVQERTQQKKSKNEKENKFSNSTVEEKPVLYKKQVRHKSEGKMRPRSWSSGSSEAGSSSSGNQGEYKASMKCIKVRHKTREVRSKKGRNGQSRLSVKSGEKVDRKVHSGSSSSSSSGSIKQLCKRGKRPLKEIGRKEAGGSDGKDLYLDSRNEKEYKEEPLWYTEPITEYFVPLSRKSKLETTYRNREDICGVTSEAVEELSESVHGLCISNNNTHKTYLAAGTFIDGHFVEMPAVLNEDIDLAGTSICSQPEDDKYLDDVHLSELTHFYEVDIDQSMLDPGASDTMQGESRILNMIRQKSKEKTDFEAECCIVLDGMELQGESAIWTDSTSSVGAEGWFLQDLSNLAQFWECCSSSSSGDADGESFGGDSPIRFSPILDSTMLNSHMLAGNQELFSDINEGSGINSCFSVFEVQCSNSVLPFSFETLNLGNENADSSSTANILGKTQSRLLIWTKNSAFDENEHCSNLSTRTCSPWSHSEETRSDNETINIPYEESTQFNAEDINYVVPRVSSNYVDEEILDFLPEETCQQQARSLGEMPTLIFKKKSKLESVCGIQLEQKAESKDYETTQGCRESSPHGDGYSSGVIKDIWTNMTDRNSAAMVEIEGIEDELFSTDVNNYCCCLDTEAKVETLQEPNKAVQRSEYHLWEGQKENVEKRAFVSNDLSKVDGGDYTTPSKPWDVNQDKENSFILGGVYGELKTFNSDGEWAVVPPGHSKGSLLQCAASDVVTIAGTDVFMTPGNSFAPGHRQLWRPFVSFEQNEQSKSGDNGLNKGFSFIFHEDLLGACGNFQVEEPGLEYSFSSFDLNNPFSQVLHVECSFEPEGIASFSPSFKPKSILCSDSDSEVLHPRICGVDRTQYRAIRISPRTHFRPISASELSPGGGSESEFESEKDEGGIAVPPQVDVFEDPQADLKPLEEDAEKEGHYYGKSELESGKFLPRLKKSGMEKSAQTSLDSQEESAGMLPVGNQDPCLECSMKESLEGRVVESSKVNCRIVEPREETGRFCSCKAGCHFPTYEDNPVSSGEHEERMSGSQEKQCWWEKALYSPLFPASQCEECYTNAKGENGVGELADVKEVSNDDEHLLDFNMVSLSMVWGKKFSSFFIRVGYCIFSFITVLSLPSNEIPAKTFKSFSSLTLFFNLLCILSILLRVPQGVVLWGVQPFVQTAVLLVDKQNQFPLGALAVCLS is encoded by the exons agctctgggattgAAACGTTAGTGGAGGAGCTTTGCTCCAAACTGAAAGACCTTCAGAGTAAGcaag aggagaagatTCACAAAAAGTTAGAAGGCTCTTTGACTCCTGAGACTGATTTATCTCCCACAGCAAAGGATCAAGTAGAAAT gtaCTATGAagcatttcctcctctttctgaAAAGCCAGTTTGCCTGCAGGAAATTATGACTGTATGGAATAAATCCAAAGTATGCTCTTACTCTAGCTCCTCATCTTCATCCACTGTTCCACCAACTAGCACGGATACATCTTCTCCAAAGGACTGCAATAGTGAAGGTGAAGTAACTAAAGACAGAAGTAATAAAGTATCTGCCACTGTACAGGAAAGAACCCAGCAGAAGAAGAGTAAAAAcgagaaagaaaacaagttcaGTAACAGCACCGTTGAAGAGAAGCCTGTTTTGTACAAAAAGCAAGTCCGACATAAGTCTGAAGGGAAGATGCGTCCCCGCTCCTGGTCATCGGGTTCCAGTGAGGCTGGCTCAAGTTCTAGTGGTAACCAAGGTGAATACAAGGCATCAATGAAATGTATTAAAGTAAGACACAAAACAAGAGAGGTTCGGAGTAAAAAAGGGCGGaatgggcagagcaggctgtcAGTGAAATCGGGTGAAAAGGTTGATAGAAAAGTCCACAGcggaagcagcagcagcagcagcagcgggtCCATCAAACAACTGTGCAAAAGAGGTAAAAGGCCATTAAAAGAAAttggaagaaaagaagctgGCGGTAGTGATGGAAAAGATTTGTATTTAGACagtagaaatgaaaaggaatatAAAGAAGAGCCCTTGTGGTATACTGAGCCGATTACGGAGTACTTTGTTCCTCTTAGCAGAAAAAGCAAGCTGGAGACAACGTACCGCAACAGAGAAGATATATGTGGAGTAACATCAGAGGCTGTAGAAGAGTTGTCTGAATCAGTGCATGGTCTTTGTATTAGCAACAATAATACTCATAAAACATACCTCGCAGCAGGTACTTTCATCGATGGTCACTTTGTAGAAATGCCTGCAGTTCTAAATGAGGATATTGACCTCGCTGGGACCTCAATATGTTCTCAACCAGAGGACGACAAGTATTTAGATGATGTTCATCTGTCAGAACTAACGCACTTCTATGAAGTGGATATTGATCAATCCATGTTGGATCCTGGTGCCTCAGATACGATGCAAGGGGAGAGTCGGATTTTAAATATGATTCGACAgaagagtaaagaaaaaactgattttgaGGCAGAATGTTGCATAGTGTTAGATGGAATGGAGTTGCAAGGGGAAAGTGCAATATGGACTGATTCGACCAGCTCTGTTGGTGCTGAAGGGTGGTTCTTGCAAGATCTTAGTAATTTAGCTCAATTTTGGGAGTGCTGTTCATCTTCTAGTTCTGGTGATGCAGATGGGGAAAGTTTTGGAGGAGATTCTCCGATCAGATTCTCCCCCATCCTAGACAGCACAATGCTTAATTCACACATGCTTGCTGGCAATCAAGAGCTCTTTTCAGATATTAATGAAGGGTCTGGTATAAActcttgtttttcagtgtttgaagTGCAATGCAGTAACTCTGTTTTACCgttttcttttgaaacactCAACTtgggaaatgaaaatgcagattcTAGTAGCACTGCTAATATTCTTGGGAAAACACAGTCTAGATTGCTAATATGGACCAAAAATAGTGCCTTTGATGAAAATGAACACTGTTCTAATCTTTCAACAAGAACCTGTAGTCCATGGTCACACTCGGAAGAAACACGTTCAGACAATGAGACTATAAATATTCCATATGAAGAATCCACGCAATTTAATGCAGAAGATATTAATTATGTAGTTCCTAGAGTGTCTTCAAATTATGTAGATGAAGAAATTCTAGATTTTCTGCCAGAAGAAACTTGCCAGCAACAAGCTAGAAGTTTAGGAGAAATGCCCACTTtgattttcaaaaagaaatctaaGCTAGAATCTGTCTGTGGTATTCAGCtagaacaaaaagcagaaagtaaAGACTATGAAACTACACAAGGGTGTAGGGAAAGCAGTCCACATGGAGATGGCTACAGCTCAGGGGTTATTAAAGATATTTGGACAAATATGACAGACAGAAATTCTGCAGCAATGGTAGAAATAGAAGGAATAGAAGATGAATTGTTTTCAACTGATGTAAATAACTATTGCTGCTGTTTGGATACAGAAGCAAAAGTTGAAACCCTCCAGGAACCCAATAAAGCAGTGCAAAGATCAGAGTATCACCTTTGGGAAGGTCAAAAGGAGAATGTAGAGAAGAGAGCCTTTGTCTCAAATGATTTATCAAAAGTAGATGGTGGTGACTATACCACACCATCGAAACCCTGGGATGTTAACCAGGATAAAGAAAACTCATTTATACTTGGTGGTGTGTATGGGGAGCTCAAAACATTTAACAGTGATGGAGAATGGGCAGTGGTGCCACCTGGTCACTCAAAGGGGAGCTTACTGCAATGTGCAGCTTCCGATGTGGTGACAATAGCTGGCACAGATGTTTTTATGACTCCAGGTAATAGCTTTGCCCCTGGCCACAGGCAATTATGGAGGCCGTTTGTATCATTTGAACAGAACGAGCAATCAAAGAGCGGAGATAACGGATTAAATAagggtttttcttttatcttccaTGAAGACTTACTGGGAGCTTGTGGTAACTTTCAAGTCGAAGAACCAGGGCTTGAATACTCATTCTCTTCCTTTGACCTGAACAATCCATTTTCACAAGTTCTTCATGTAGAGTGTTCGTTTGAGCCAGAAGGAATTGCATCTTTCAGCCCTAGTTTTAAACCTAAGTCGATTCTGTGCTCTGATTCAGACAGTGAGGTGTTACACCCCAGGATATGTGGTGTGGATCGAACGCAGTACAGGGCTATACGGATTTCTCCCAGGACTCACTTTCGCCCAATTTCTGCATCTGAACTTTCTCCAGGTGGTGGAAGCGAGTCAGAATTTGAGTCAGAAAAAGATGAGGGAGGTATTGCTGTCCCTCCCCAAGTAGATGTATTTGAGGATCCACAAGCAGATCTCAAACCTCTGGAAGaagatgcagaaaaagaagGGCATTATTACGGGAAATCAGAGCTTGAATCTGGAAAATTCCTTCCCAGATTAAAAAAGTCTGGAATGGAGAAGAGTGCACAGACATCATTGGATTCCCAAGAAGAGTCAGCCGGGATGTTGCCAGTAGGAAACCAAGATCCCTGTTTAGAATGCAGTATGAAAGAATCTCTAGAAGGGAGAGTGGTGGAGAGCTCTAAAGTAAACTGCAGAATAGTGGAGCCACGTGAGGAGACTGGCAGGTTTTGCAGTTGTAAAGCAGGGTGTCATTTCCCCACGTATGAGGATAATCCTGTTTCTTCAGGAGAGCATGAAGAG AGAATGAGTGGCAGCCAGGAAAAGCAATGCTGGTGGGAAAAGGCGCTCTATTCTCCCCTTTTTCCTGCATCACAGTGTGAAG agtGCTATACAAATGCCAAGGGAGAGAATGGTGTAGGAGAACTTGCAGATGTAAAGGAAGTATCCAATGATGATGAACATCTTTTAGATTTTAATATGGTAAGTTTGTCAATGGTTTGGGGGaagaagttttcttctttttttataagGGTGGGCTACTGCATCTTTTCTTTCATCACAGTTCTCAGTCTACCCTCAAATGAAATTCCTGCAAAAACCTTCAaaagcttctcttctcttaCTTTGTTTTTTAACCTCCTCTGCATCTTGAGCATCCTTCTGAGAGTTCCTCAGGGTGTTGTACTTTGGGGAGTACAACCCTTTGTACAAACAGCTGTACTTCTAGTAGATAAGCAAAACCAGTTTCCTTTGGGAGCACTTGCCGTTTGCTTGTCATGA
- the KIAA0232 gene encoding uncharacterized protein KIAA0232 homolog isoform X2, with the protein MRPICTVVVDGLPSESSSSSYPGPVSVSEMSLLHALGPVQTWLGQELEKCGIDAMIYTRYVLSLLLHDSYDYDLQEQENDIFLGWEKGAYKKWGKSKKKCSDLTLEEMKKQAAVQCLRSASDESSGIETLVEELCSKLKDLQSKQEEKIHKKLEGSLTPETDLSPTAKDQVEMYYEAFPPLSEKPVCLQEIMTVWNKSKVCSYSSSSSSSTVPPTSTDTSSPKDCNSEGEVTKDRSNKVSATVQERTQQKKSKNEKENKFSNSTVEEKPVLYKKQVRHKSEGKMRPRSWSSGSSEAGSSSSGNQGEYKASMKCIKVRHKTREVRSKKGRNGQSRLSVKSGEKVDRKVHSGSSSSSSSGSIKQLCKRGKRPLKEIGRKEAGGSDGKDLYLDSRNEKEYKEEPLWYTEPITEYFVPLSRKSKLETTYRNREDICGVTSEAVEELSESVHGLCISNNNTHKTYLAAGTFIDGHFVEMPAVLNEDIDLAGTSICSQPEDDKYLDDVHLSELTHFYEVDIDQSMLDPGASDTMQGESRILNMIRQKSKEKTDFEAECCIVLDGMELQGESAIWTDSTSSVGAEGWFLQDLSNLAQFWECCSSSSSGDADGESFGGDSPIRFSPILDSTMLNSHMLAGNQELFSDINEGSGINSCFSVFEVQCSNSVLPFSFETLNLGNENADSSSTANILGKTQSRLLIWTKNSAFDENEHCSNLSTRTCSPWSHSEETRSDNETINIPYEESTQFNAEDINYVVPRVSSNYVDEEILDFLPEETCQQQARSLGEMPTLIFKKKSKLESVCGIQLEQKAESKDYETTQGCRESSPHGDGYSSGVIKDIWTNMTDRNSAAMVEIEGIEDELFSTDVNNYCCCLDTEAKVETLQEPNKAVQRSEYHLWEGQKENVEKRAFVSNDLSKVDGGDYTTPSKPWDVNQDKENSFILGGVYGELKTFNSDGEWAVVPPGHSKGSLLQCAASDVVTIAGTDVFMTPGNSFAPGHRQLWRPFVSFEQNEQSKSGDNGLNKGFSFIFHEDLLGACGNFQVEEPGLEYSFSSFDLNNPFSQVLHVECSFEPEGIASFSPSFKPKSILCSDSDSEVLHPRICGVDRTQYRAIRISPRTHFRPISASELSPGGGSESEFESEKDEGGIAVPPQVDVFEDPQADLKPLEEDAEKEGHYYGKSELESGKFLPRLKKSGMEKSAQTSLDSQEESAGMLPVGNQDPCLECSMKESLEGRVVESSKVNCRIVEPREETGRFCSCKAGCHFPTYEDNPVSSGEHEERMSGSQEKQCWWEKALYSPLFPASQCEECYTNAKGENGVGELADVKEVSNDDEHLLDFNMVSSVYEARCADDINAEAKPNGFRKKIYSSDSSSSEDTASEGGSEWADPYEGIHVTCKSIL; encoded by the exons agctctgggattgAAACGTTAGTGGAGGAGCTTTGCTCCAAACTGAAAGACCTTCAGAGTAAGcaag aggagaagatTCACAAAAAGTTAGAAGGCTCTTTGACTCCTGAGACTGATTTATCTCCCACAGCAAAGGATCAAGTAGAAAT gtaCTATGAagcatttcctcctctttctgaAAAGCCAGTTTGCCTGCAGGAAATTATGACTGTATGGAATAAATCCAAAGTATGCTCTTACTCTAGCTCCTCATCTTCATCCACTGTTCCACCAACTAGCACGGATACATCTTCTCCAAAGGACTGCAATAGTGAAGGTGAAGTAACTAAAGACAGAAGTAATAAAGTATCTGCCACTGTACAGGAAAGAACCCAGCAGAAGAAGAGTAAAAAcgagaaagaaaacaagttcaGTAACAGCACCGTTGAAGAGAAGCCTGTTTTGTACAAAAAGCAAGTCCGACATAAGTCTGAAGGGAAGATGCGTCCCCGCTCCTGGTCATCGGGTTCCAGTGAGGCTGGCTCAAGTTCTAGTGGTAACCAAGGTGAATACAAGGCATCAATGAAATGTATTAAAGTAAGACACAAAACAAGAGAGGTTCGGAGTAAAAAAGGGCGGaatgggcagagcaggctgtcAGTGAAATCGGGTGAAAAGGTTGATAGAAAAGTCCACAGcggaagcagcagcagcagcagcagcgggtCCATCAAACAACTGTGCAAAAGAGGTAAAAGGCCATTAAAAGAAAttggaagaaaagaagctgGCGGTAGTGATGGAAAAGATTTGTATTTAGACagtagaaatgaaaaggaatatAAAGAAGAGCCCTTGTGGTATACTGAGCCGATTACGGAGTACTTTGTTCCTCTTAGCAGAAAAAGCAAGCTGGAGACAACGTACCGCAACAGAGAAGATATATGTGGAGTAACATCAGAGGCTGTAGAAGAGTTGTCTGAATCAGTGCATGGTCTTTGTATTAGCAACAATAATACTCATAAAACATACCTCGCAGCAGGTACTTTCATCGATGGTCACTTTGTAGAAATGCCTGCAGTTCTAAATGAGGATATTGACCTCGCTGGGACCTCAATATGTTCTCAACCAGAGGACGACAAGTATTTAGATGATGTTCATCTGTCAGAACTAACGCACTTCTATGAAGTGGATATTGATCAATCCATGTTGGATCCTGGTGCCTCAGATACGATGCAAGGGGAGAGTCGGATTTTAAATATGATTCGACAgaagagtaaagaaaaaactgattttgaGGCAGAATGTTGCATAGTGTTAGATGGAATGGAGTTGCAAGGGGAAAGTGCAATATGGACTGATTCGACCAGCTCTGTTGGTGCTGAAGGGTGGTTCTTGCAAGATCTTAGTAATTTAGCTCAATTTTGGGAGTGCTGTTCATCTTCTAGTTCTGGTGATGCAGATGGGGAAAGTTTTGGAGGAGATTCTCCGATCAGATTCTCCCCCATCCTAGACAGCACAATGCTTAATTCACACATGCTTGCTGGCAATCAAGAGCTCTTTTCAGATATTAATGAAGGGTCTGGTATAAActcttgtttttcagtgtttgaagTGCAATGCAGTAACTCTGTTTTACCgttttcttttgaaacactCAACTtgggaaatgaaaatgcagattcTAGTAGCACTGCTAATATTCTTGGGAAAACACAGTCTAGATTGCTAATATGGACCAAAAATAGTGCCTTTGATGAAAATGAACACTGTTCTAATCTTTCAACAAGAACCTGTAGTCCATGGTCACACTCGGAAGAAACACGTTCAGACAATGAGACTATAAATATTCCATATGAAGAATCCACGCAATTTAATGCAGAAGATATTAATTATGTAGTTCCTAGAGTGTCTTCAAATTATGTAGATGAAGAAATTCTAGATTTTCTGCCAGAAGAAACTTGCCAGCAACAAGCTAGAAGTTTAGGAGAAATGCCCACTTtgattttcaaaaagaaatctaaGCTAGAATCTGTCTGTGGTATTCAGCtagaacaaaaagcagaaagtaaAGACTATGAAACTACACAAGGGTGTAGGGAAAGCAGTCCACATGGAGATGGCTACAGCTCAGGGGTTATTAAAGATATTTGGACAAATATGACAGACAGAAATTCTGCAGCAATGGTAGAAATAGAAGGAATAGAAGATGAATTGTTTTCAACTGATGTAAATAACTATTGCTGCTGTTTGGATACAGAAGCAAAAGTTGAAACCCTCCAGGAACCCAATAAAGCAGTGCAAAGATCAGAGTATCACCTTTGGGAAGGTCAAAAGGAGAATGTAGAGAAGAGAGCCTTTGTCTCAAATGATTTATCAAAAGTAGATGGTGGTGACTATACCACACCATCGAAACCCTGGGATGTTAACCAGGATAAAGAAAACTCATTTATACTTGGTGGTGTGTATGGGGAGCTCAAAACATTTAACAGTGATGGAGAATGGGCAGTGGTGCCACCTGGTCACTCAAAGGGGAGCTTACTGCAATGTGCAGCTTCCGATGTGGTGACAATAGCTGGCACAGATGTTTTTATGACTCCAGGTAATAGCTTTGCCCCTGGCCACAGGCAATTATGGAGGCCGTTTGTATCATTTGAACAGAACGAGCAATCAAAGAGCGGAGATAACGGATTAAATAagggtttttcttttatcttccaTGAAGACTTACTGGGAGCTTGTGGTAACTTTCAAGTCGAAGAACCAGGGCTTGAATACTCATTCTCTTCCTTTGACCTGAACAATCCATTTTCACAAGTTCTTCATGTAGAGTGTTCGTTTGAGCCAGAAGGAATTGCATCTTTCAGCCCTAGTTTTAAACCTAAGTCGATTCTGTGCTCTGATTCAGACAGTGAGGTGTTACACCCCAGGATATGTGGTGTGGATCGAACGCAGTACAGGGCTATACGGATTTCTCCCAGGACTCACTTTCGCCCAATTTCTGCATCTGAACTTTCTCCAGGTGGTGGAAGCGAGTCAGAATTTGAGTCAGAAAAAGATGAGGGAGGTATTGCTGTCCCTCCCCAAGTAGATGTATTTGAGGATCCACAAGCAGATCTCAAACCTCTGGAAGaagatgcagaaaaagaagGGCATTATTACGGGAAATCAGAGCTTGAATCTGGAAAATTCCTTCCCAGATTAAAAAAGTCTGGAATGGAGAAGAGTGCACAGACATCATTGGATTCCCAAGAAGAGTCAGCCGGGATGTTGCCAGTAGGAAACCAAGATCCCTGTTTAGAATGCAGTATGAAAGAATCTCTAGAAGGGAGAGTGGTGGAGAGCTCTAAAGTAAACTGCAGAATAGTGGAGCCACGTGAGGAGACTGGCAGGTTTTGCAGTTGTAAAGCAGGGTGTCATTTCCCCACGTATGAGGATAATCCTGTTTCTTCAGGAGAGCATGAAGAG AGAATGAGTGGCAGCCAGGAAAAGCAATGCTGGTGGGAAAAGGCGCTCTATTCTCCCCTTTTTCCTGCATCACAGTGTGAAG agtGCTATACAAATGCCAAGGGAGAGAATGGTGTAGGAGAACTTGCAGATGTAAAGGAAGTATCCAATGATGATGAACATCTTTTAGATTTTAATATG GTTTCTTCTGTTTATGAAGCAAGATGTGCAGATGATATAAATGCTGAAGCAAAACCAAATGGCTTCAGGAAGAAGATCTACTCCAGTGATAGCTCCAGCTCTGAAGACACAGCTTCAGAAGGTGGAAGCGAATGGGCTGATCCAT ATGAAGGCATTCATGTAACCTGCAAAAGCATCCTGTAA